In the Euphorbia lathyris chromosome 5, ddEupLath1.1, whole genome shotgun sequence genome, one interval contains:
- the LOC136230718 gene encoding transmembrane E3 ubiquitin-protein ligase FLY2-like → MLMSYFITAFAKRRRQLGFVLRIGFGLWFVFDVLRPVVGIRPLKEGTRSWGDEWLFRKDENELGPFSVWNITGTYRGNWKILDSANTSSKFPDFRKSNVESVIELVSSPTKITGVHYVQWEGGRVEPGG, encoded by the exons ATGTTAATGTCATACTTCATAACTGCCTTTGCTAAGAGAAGGCGACAATTAGGGTTTGTTTTACGAATTGGTTTTGGGTTATGGTTTGTGTTTGATGTTCTGCGGCCGGTTGTGGGTATCAGACCCTTGAAGGAAGGGACTCGGTCTTGGGGCGATGAG TGGCTATTTAGAAAAGATGAAAATGAGTTGGGACCATTTTCTGTATGGAACATAACAGGAACTTATCGAG GTAATTGGAAAATTCTAGATTCTGCAAATACTTCCTCGAAGTTTCCAGATTTCAGGAAATCCAATGTAGAATCTGTCATTGAATTGGTCAGCTCACCAACCAAAATAACTGGTGTGCATTATGTCCAG TGGGAAGGAGGCAGAGTTGAGCCAGGAGGATGA